The DNA window CAGACCCTGACTCAGGAGAGATGATGTTAGGTTCAAGCAACACAGAGCGTGGTCACTCATACCTTTTAGGACTTAATATGCCTTGTCCCATCACCGATGATGCACGAATTGGTGTTGAGTGGAACAAAGGGAGTAAATATTGGCGTTCAATCACGTATGGTGAAGACACAATGGTCGGAAGTAAAATTGCCGCACGTGGTACAGCGTGGGAAGTTTACAGACACCAAAAGTTAACGGATGCGTTAAGTTTTACACTTCGATATACAAAAATTGATTACGATTATACAGGAAGTAATGGATTCTTTGGAGACTATGGTACCCCAATGTCAATGGGAAATCCACAAGCTGCAACAGCAGTTGAAGAAGCTGAAAACTTTACAGCAAATATTCGATACCGGTTCTAATAAAAAAGGGAGTTCTACTCTCTTTTTTATACAAACTTATACTGTTCTAATTCCCAAATAATTTTTTCTGCAATATTGATCATGGAGACGTTGAGTGCTTTAAACTCTTTATCTTTGATATTAATTAACAATTTATCATACACATTGGCATACGGGTAAATAATAAAATAGATGTACTCTTTACTGCGAGATTCTTTTTGCAGTTCCGCAAACCATGTTGCCAACATAGAGAAGTAAAGCATCGAAGGGTTAAAGGGTTTTCCATCCTTTAACTCTTTACTTAAGGATTTGTTGATATGCTCATATGAAAGCAAAATCGCTTTAATACGAGAGTTGTCTCGATTAGTTAAATAGTATTCGTGTGATTTCGTCAGGTTTTCAAGTTGTTGTAAAATATCATGGGTCATAGAATTGATGTAATGATGTGTCTCTTCATTTACATCAAAAGAGAATTCATCGGCATCTTGATAAGTTAAAATAATGTCTTTACAAAAAAGCAGTAAAGCTTCTGTTTTTATTTTTGATATATTGAGAATCATAACGACTATTGTAACCAAAATATAATTACAGCACAATTTTTTAAGTCTTATTAAGCTAAAATAGTGTTATTTTATGAAAAAATCATCTATAATGATAAAAGAAAAAGAAAAGAAAGGAACTTATTGGAACCAATTGGTGTATTAAAAGATGGTCAAATTTATGACCTTCAGACTGCGGATGCCTTGAATATCCAAGGTGAAGAGATAAAAGCCGATGACTCAAAAGAGGCTTTAGAAATCTTAAGACACTCTTGTGCTCATCTCATGGCTCAAGCCATTAAAGAACTCTATCCAGAAGCTAAATTTTTCGTAGGTCCAGTAGTAAACGAAGGGTTTTACTATGACTTTAAAGTCGATTCAAAAATCAGTGAAGAAGATCTTCCTAAAATTGAAAAGAAAATGAAAGAGTTAGCTGGGGAAAAATTTCCTATTGAACGGCAAGAGTATACACGAGCACAAATTGAAGAAAAATTTGCAGGCGATGAACTTAAGCAAGCTGTACTAAAAAATATCGATTCAGATTCACTGACAATTTATAAACAAGGTGATTTTGAAGATTTATGTCGAGGACCTCATGTTCCAAATACCAGAATGGTAAGAACCTTTAAGCTCACAAGAATTGCTGGAGCGTATGTAGGCGGGGATGAAGAAAATGAGATGATCACGCGAATCTATGGAATTGCTTTTTTTGATAAAGCAAAACTCAAAGAGTATGTAACACAACTTGAAGAGGCAAAAAAACGAGACCATAGAAAACTGGGAACAGAGTTAGAACTCTTTACCTTTAATGACGATATTGGTGCAGGATTACCACTTTGGCTTCCAAATGGAGCACGACTTCGAGGTAAAATCGAACAACTTTTATACAAAGCACACCGTATCAGAGGTTATGAACCCGTACGTGGTCCTGAGATTTTAAAAGCCAACCAATGGGTAAAATCTGGTCACTATGCCAACTATAAAGAGAACATGTATTTCACTGAAATTGATGGTCAAGAGTATGGTATTAAACCTATGAACTGTGTGGGACACATTCAAATCTTTAAAAACTCACTGGTTTCATATAAAGATTTACCGTTGAAGTTTTTTGAGTATGGAGTGGTTCACAGACATGAAAAATCAGGTGTAATGCACGGATTATTCAGAGTAAGAGAGTTTACTCAAGATGATGCTCATATTTTTTGTACACCAACTCAAATCAAAGAGGTTATTTTTGATGTTCTTAGTTTTGTTGACAGTTTAATGAACCTATTTGAGTTCAAATATGAAATGGAAGTATCCACCAAACCTAAAAAGGCTATTGGGGATGATACATTTTGGGAAACAACCACTAAAGGTATCATGGATGCTTTAGATGAAAATGGTTACAGCTATGGCATTGATGAAGGTGGAGGAGCCTTTTATGGTCCAAAAATTGACATCAAAATCCTTGATGCCATTGGACGAAAATGGCAATGTGGTACGGTTCAAGTAGATATGAACTTACCAGAGCGATTTGATGTTGAATATGTGAATGAAAATGGTGAAAAAGAGCGACCAGTGATGATTCACCGAGCCATCCTTGGTTCATTTGAACGATTCATTGGTATTTTAACAGAGCATTATGCCGGGGAGTTCCCATTTGTTATTGCACCAACACAAGTCATTTTCATACCAATTGCAGAGCAACACAATGCGTATGCACAACAACTTCAAAATGAGTTATTACAATTAGAGATTGACAGTAAAATCTTTAATAAAAACGAGAGTTTGAATAAACGTATTCGAACCGCAGAGAAACAGAGAGTTCCGATGATTGTTGTTATTGGCGATGCAGAAGTTGAAAATCAACGAATTGCCTTGCGAGACAGAAGAAAACGAGAGCAATCTGAATTAAGTAAAGATGAGTTTATCTCACTATTAAAAGAAATCAAAAATGGGAGTGAAGTTTGAGTAGACAAACAAAAAAAGACGATGCAATAATGAATGAGGACATTACTGCAAAAGAAGTAAGGTGTATGAATGATGATGGTACCAACTATGGTATCATCCCAACAAGAGATGCATTAAAAATGGCAGAAGACGATGGATTAGATCTTGTTCTTATTGCACCAGATGCACAACCTCCAGTAGCTAAAATCATGGATTATGGTAAATTTAAATACCAACAAGAGAAAAAGAAAAAAGAGGCAAAGAAAAAGCAAAAAGTGATTGTGGTTAAAGAGATTAAACTCTCTGTTAAAATTGCAGACAACGACATCAACTATAAAGTCAAACATGCCCGAGAGTTCTTAGAAGCAGGGAACCATGTAAAATTCAGAGTTTTCTTAAAAGGTCGAGAGATGGCTCACCCTGAATCTGGTGTGGAAGTTCTTGAAAAAGTATGGCCAATGGTTGAAGACATTGCAGTTATGGACAAAGCTCCAAAACTTGAAGGTCGATACGTTAATATGATGGCATTACCTAAAAAAGAAGAGAAGAAAAACTAACTCCCACCTCACAGATGTCTGATTTTTTATCAGGCATCTTTCCTATGTTCAAATAACTTAACCAAATATAAAGCTTATTTTAAGTAAAATCACAAACTTTTTCTATAAAGGGTACCTCTAAGAATTAATAATATTCATAGAAAGAAAAATTTTTAGAGGTGCCCTAAATAAAGAAATTGCAAATTTAAAAGGAGGAATCCAAGATGCCAAAGATGAAATCTAACAGTGGAGCTTTAAAAAGATTTAAAGTGAAAAAAAATGGTTCTATTAAATGTGGATCAGCGTTTAGAAGTCACATTTTAACTAAAAAGTCACCTAAAAGAAAAAGAAATCTTAGAAACCCACAAACTATTGCTGATGTTGATTCAACAAGAGTTAAAAGAATGTTAAACCAAGCGTAATTATACTTTCGTATAGTTGCATGTCCCTCCACAAAATGTGGACAAGTTCGATGGAAACATCGACACCTATTATTGGAAAAATATACGGTAAAGGAAGATAGATGCCTAGAGTAAAAACGGGTGTAGTTCGAAGAAGAAGACACAAAAAAGTATTAAAAGCTGCTAGAGGATTTTTTAGCGGTAGAAGAAAACACTTT is part of the Candidatus Marinarcus aquaticus genome and encodes:
- the thrS gene encoding threonine--tRNA ligase is translated as MEPIGVLKDGQIYDLQTADALNIQGEEIKADDSKEALEILRHSCAHLMAQAIKELYPEAKFFVGPVVNEGFYYDFKVDSKISEEDLPKIEKKMKELAGEKFPIERQEYTRAQIEEKFAGDELKQAVLKNIDSDSLTIYKQGDFEDLCRGPHVPNTRMVRTFKLTRIAGAYVGGDEENEMITRIYGIAFFDKAKLKEYVTQLEEAKKRDHRKLGTELELFTFNDDIGAGLPLWLPNGARLRGKIEQLLYKAHRIRGYEPVRGPEILKANQWVKSGHYANYKENMYFTEIDGQEYGIKPMNCVGHIQIFKNSLVSYKDLPLKFFEYGVVHRHEKSGVMHGLFRVREFTQDDAHIFCTPTQIKEVIFDVLSFVDSLMNLFEFKYEMEVSTKPKKAIGDDTFWETTTKGIMDALDENGYSYGIDEGGGAFYGPKIDIKILDAIGRKWQCGTVQVDMNLPERFDVEYVNENGEKERPVMIHRAILGSFERFIGILTEHYAGEFPFVIAPTQVIFIPIAEQHNAYAQQLQNELLQLEIDSKIFNKNESLNKRIRTAEKQRVPMIVVIGDAEVENQRIALRDRRKREQSELSKDEFISLLKEIKNGSEV
- the infC gene encoding translation initiation factor IF-3 — translated: MNEDITAKEVRCMNDDGTNYGIIPTRDALKMAEDDGLDLVLIAPDAQPPVAKIMDYGKFKYQQEKKKKEAKKKQKVIVVKEIKLSVKIADNDINYKVKHAREFLEAGNHVKFRVFLKGREMAHPESGVEVLEKVWPMVEDIAVMDKAPKLEGRYVNMMALPKKEEKKN
- the rpmI gene encoding 50S ribosomal protein L35, which codes for MPKMKSNSGALKRFKVKKNGSIKCGSAFRSHILTKKSPKRKRNLRNPQTIADVDSTRVKRMLNQA